A region of Candidatus Abyssobacteria bacterium SURF_5 DNA encodes the following proteins:
- a CDS encoding amidinotransferase, protein MKFSLFMCSPEYYGIEYEINPWMSLQRQADRALARRQWEALYGLLTGEIGVKVELIEPAPGLPDMVFTANAGIALNGDFISSNFRNKERQDESRHFKDWFKKKGYRIFELPPHQFFEGEGDLLFAGDTDAYAGYLIRSDVYSHAAVAEMLDRRVVSLELVDGRFYHLDTCFCPLNEKSVVYYPTAFDTYARQVIEANFPDRIELTEEEALQFVANAIVIGDHYIQPPGGARYLRRALQERGFEVHELEMSEFMKAGGATKCLVLKLAETSEGASGSVRDWSLFREKT, encoded by the coding sequence ATGAAGTTTTCCCTTTTCATGTGCTCGCCGGAGTACTACGGCATCGAGTATGAGATCAATCCGTGGATGAGTTTACAGCGACAGGCGGACCGTGCTCTTGCGCGGCGCCAGTGGGAGGCGCTTTACGGGCTTCTAACGGGTGAAATTGGAGTGAAGGTGGAATTGATCGAGCCGGCGCCTGGTTTGCCGGACATGGTATTCACCGCAAACGCCGGAATCGCGCTGAACGGCGATTTTATTTCGAGCAATTTCCGCAACAAAGAGAGGCAGGACGAGAGCCGGCACTTCAAAGACTGGTTCAAGAAAAAGGGGTATCGCATTTTCGAGCTTCCGCCCCACCAGTTTTTTGAAGGGGAGGGGGATCTTCTTTTCGCAGGCGACACTGACGCTTACGCGGGCTACCTGATTCGTTCCGACGTGTACTCGCATGCGGCTGTCGCGGAGATGCTCGATCGGCGGGTGGTCTCGCTGGAACTGGTGGACGGCCGGTTCTACCATCTCGATACCTGTTTTTGCCCACTGAATGAAAAAAGCGTTGTTTATTATCCAACCGCATTCGACACATATGCCCGTCAGGTGATCGAGGCGAATTTCCCCGATCGGATCGAGTTGACGGAGGAAGAGGCACTTCAGTTCGTGGCGAATGCAATTGTCATAGGAGACCATTACATTCAGCCGCCGGGAGGAGCAAGATACTTGCGCCGGGCCCTCCAGGAGCGCGGGTTTGAGGTGCACGAGTTGGAGATGTCGGAGTTTATGAAAGCGGGCGGCGCGACCAAATGCCTGGTTCTAAAACTGGCGGAGACATCTGAGGGCGCCTCCGGCTCGGTGAGGGATTGGAGCCTTTTTCGGGAAAAAACTTGA
- a CDS encoding TIGR00300 family protein, with amino-acid sequence MYSETVEIRGHFIDSLLLPKILDDILQNGAEFVVEELRVGKRRADPSYARVRLTSKDAAALDKLLKRIRQHGATLVHEQDCELAKAEQDGVFPDGFYSTTNQQTFVRLNGKWMAVERPEMDCGIRVLPDKAGAACVPFTDLRAGDLFVVGHHGVKIEPLERPSKEDVFSFMSSVVSTEKPKGTVARDIARSFRDMRYRGRKILAVAGPAVVHTGAAPQFVKLIESGYINLLFAGNALAAHDIEYALFGTSLGVYLDRGIPAEHGHENHMRAINTIRKCGGIRQAVEQGVLKKGIMHACVRHGVPFLLAGSIRDDGPLPDVITDVIEAQQRMRSMLSEVGIALMVATTLHSVAVGNLLPATVKTICVDINPAVVTKLADRGSFQALGIVTDVEPFLRELCQELNV; translated from the coding sequence ATGTATAGCGAGACGGTTGAGATACGGGGGCATTTTATCGATTCGTTGCTGCTGCCGAAGATACTCGACGACATCCTGCAAAACGGGGCGGAATTCGTTGTCGAAGAGCTGAGAGTCGGGAAGCGGCGAGCGGATCCCAGTTATGCCCGCGTCAGGTTGACCTCGAAAGATGCCGCGGCACTCGACAAACTGCTGAAGAGGATCAGGCAGCACGGAGCGACACTGGTGCATGAGCAGGATTGCGAGTTGGCGAAGGCGGAACAGGATGGCGTTTTCCCCGACGGTTTTTATTCGACCACGAACCAGCAGACATTTGTCCGGCTGAACGGAAAGTGGATGGCGGTGGAGAGGCCGGAGATGGATTGCGGGATCAGGGTTTTGCCCGATAAGGCGGGGGCCGCGTGTGTTCCTTTTACGGATCTGCGCGCGGGCGACCTGTTTGTGGTCGGCCATCACGGGGTGAAGATTGAGCCGCTCGAGCGGCCTTCGAAGGAGGATGTATTCAGTTTCATGTCGAGCGTGGTCTCGACGGAAAAACCGAAGGGCACTGTCGCGCGTGATATTGCAAGGAGTTTCCGCGACATGCGTTACCGCGGGCGCAAGATACTGGCGGTGGCCGGCCCCGCGGTTGTTCATACCGGCGCGGCGCCGCAGTTCGTGAAGCTGATCGAATCAGGCTATATCAACTTGTTGTTTGCCGGCAATGCGCTCGCCGCTCACGACATCGAATATGCTCTGTTCGGGACTTCGCTGGGCGTATATCTGGACCGCGGCATCCCGGCAGAGCACGGTCACGAGAACCACATGCGCGCGATCAACACGATCAGGAAATGCGGCGGCATCCGCCAGGCGGTCGAGCAGGGCGTGCTTAAAAAAGGAATTATGCACGCCTGCGTCAGGCACGGCGTTCCTTTCCTGCTCGCCGGCTCGATTCGGGACGACGGACCGCTGCCTGATGTGATTACTGACGTGATTGAGGCCCAGCAGCGAATGAGGAGCATGCTGAGCGAAGTCGGGATCGCGTTGATGGTTGCGACCACATTGCATTCCGTCGCCGTCGGCAACCTTTTGCCCGCCACTGTCAAGACGATCTGCGTCGATATCAACCCGGCCGTGGTTACCAAGCTGGCCGATCGCGGCTCGTTTCAGGCGCTCGGCATCGTAACCGATGTTGAGCCGTTTCTTCGCGAGCTGTGCCAGGAATTGAATGTGTAG
- a CDS encoding cytochrome C, with product MDRSLLRNKLSLIGIGLAIISFFLAVYLLALSMFARDTNPYTGIITFFVLPMHIIFGVFLIILGMILERRRRRRQAPEEIPLFPVIDFNSPRTRRYLFWTVGLFVGFLLFSAVGSYEAYHFTDSTTFCGRICHQVMEPEFTAYQNSPHARVACVDCHIGPGADWFVKSKMSGMYQIFATTFHTYPQPIPTPIEDLRPAQETCEQCHWPKQFYGAVQKEIHHFMADEENTPWTINLLLKVGGGNPTYGEVGGIHWHMAISNKIEYIATDEARQEIAWIRQTDPDGRVTIYQSEEAPLEGSPESYEIRTMDCIDCHNRPTHIFRSPSAAMNIALQTGKIDRSLPNIKERGVDVLAAKYETKEAALAAISQEIDAYYQENYPDIYYAKPTEITKAIDAIKTIYGDNFFPYMNARWDVYPENVGHFIWKGCFRCHDGKHVSEEGTAINNDCDSCHVIISQGTGEQKAVSLDGLEFKHPVDIGEAWKEMNCSECHTGALP from the coding sequence ATGGACAGATCTTTGTTGCGCAACAAATTAAGTCTCATCGGCATAGGATTGGCAATCATCTCGTTTTTTCTTGCTGTCTATCTTCTCGCGCTCAGCATGTTCGCGAGGGACACGAATCCCTATACCGGCATCATCACCTTCTTTGTGCTTCCGATGCACATTATCTTTGGCGTCTTCCTGATAATTCTCGGGATGATTCTTGAACGGCGCAGAAGACGTCGGCAGGCGCCGGAGGAGATCCCGCTGTTTCCGGTCATCGATTTCAATTCACCGCGAACGAGGCGGTACCTTTTCTGGACGGTTGGTCTTTTTGTCGGCTTCCTCCTTTTCAGCGCGGTCGGCAGCTATGAGGCGTATCATTTCACCGATTCCACCACTTTCTGCGGGCGCATCTGCCATCAGGTGATGGAGCCGGAATTCACCGCGTATCAGAATTCGCCGCACGCGCGTGTTGCGTGCGTCGATTGCCATATCGGGCCGGGCGCCGACTGGTTCGTTAAATCGAAGATGTCCGGAATGTATCAGATATTCGCAACGACGTTCCATACCTATCCCCAGCCGATTCCCACTCCGATTGAAGACCTGCGTCCGGCACAGGAGACGTGCGAGCAATGCCATTGGCCGAAGCAGTTCTACGGAGCGGTCCAGAAGGAAATTCATCATTTCATGGCGGACGAAGAGAACACGCCGTGGACAATCAATCTGCTGTTAAAGGTGGGCGGCGGCAACCCGACCTACGGCGAGGTAGGCGGCATCCACTGGCACATGGCGATCAGCAACAAGATCGAATATATTGCCACCGACGAGGCTCGCCAGGAGATCGCATGGATACGGCAGACGGATCCCGACGGGCGGGTCACGATTTATCAGTCCGAAGAAGCGCCGCTCGAGGGAAGTCCCGAGAGCTACGAAATCCGCACTATGGACTGTATCGACTGCCATAATCGGCCGACTCATATCTTCCGTTCGCCGAGTGCGGCGATGAATATCGCACTGCAAACGGGCAAGATCGACCGCTCGCTTCCCAACATAAAGGAACGCGGCGTCGATGTGCTTGCGGCGAAGTACGAGACGAAAGAGGCGGCGCTTGCGGCCATCTCCCAAGAGATAGACGCCTATTATCAGGAAAATTATCCTGATATCTATTATGCCAAGCCGACTGAAATCACGAAAGCCATCGATGCAATAAAGACCATTTATGGCGACAACTTCTTTCCATACATGAATGCCAGGTGGGACGTGTATCCCGAGAATGTCGGACATTTCATCTGGAAGGGGTGCTTCCGCTGTCACGACGGCAAACATGTGAGCGAGGAGGGAACAGCGATTAACAACGACTGCGACTCCTGCCATGTCATCATCAGCCAGGGGACCGGAGAGCAGAAAGCGGTTTCCCTCGATGGGCTTGAATTCAAGCACCCGGTTGACATCGGCGAGGCGTGGAAGGAGATGAACTGTAGCGAGTGCCATACCGGCGCTCTGCCGTAA
- a CDS encoding indolepyruvate ferredoxin oxidoreductase, giving the protein MLDILLDEPGRKVLLMGNEAIARGAIEAGVKFCAAYPGSPSSEIIGTLSRPEVAETFGLHAEWSTNEIVALEAAAGASFGGLRAICAMKQNGINVASDFLMSVIMSGCKAGMVLVVGDDPAGHCSNNEMDSRSFARMLDAPLLEPGSIHEAKEMTRWAYTLSEELEMPVIVRSVTRISHARGDLTLGEISKMQVAPRFEPYDRFLSLGTLTHSVLHGRLEKARELYEKSEFNKYVGPPGAEMVIMTCGTGWLYSLEAVRTLGLENEVGILKLGTTWPLPNNFILENLKGVKRVLFVEEIDPFLEMNVKSLLADHIGTDLEIIKFFGKGSGHVRSRFGPALGEIDPDIVVRALAEVKGVEYQARTSDYAEQAKQFLSDYTADRDLAFCAGCPHRASYWVMKNALALDGRGGFVLGDIGCYGMGAGRSGYFINRTLHCMGSGAGVACGLGNLGKFDFNQPVVAVMGDSTFFHATIPALVNARYNGAKFTSVILDNSATAMTGFQPHPGIGVNALGNPATQVSIEEVCKGLGFHVEIRDPFVVDEAVEALYDLMQRDDASILILRRTCGLVASRQKKKDKVRVNPDKCKGDACGCARFCTRTFGCPALIWDQKNQRATVDEVVCTGCGVCAYLCPQHAIEVQKAEELVS; this is encoded by the coding sequence ATGTTGGACATATTACTCGATGAGCCGGGCAGAAAGGTTCTGCTGATGGGAAATGAGGCGATTGCCCGCGGAGCCATCGAGGCGGGCGTCAAATTTTGCGCCGCGTATCCCGGCTCGCCTTCCTCGGAGATAATCGGGACTCTTTCGCGCCCTGAAGTGGCGGAGACTTTCGGGCTGCACGCCGAATGGTCGACCAATGAGATTGTGGCGCTCGAGGCGGCCGCCGGAGCGTCGTTCGGCGGTTTACGCGCCATCTGCGCGATGAAACAGAACGGCATCAATGTGGCCTCGGACTTCCTCATGTCGGTCATCATGTCGGGCTGCAAGGCGGGCATGGTTTTGGTGGTTGGCGACGATCCGGCCGGGCATTGCAGCAACAACGAGATGGACTCGCGCTCGTTTGCGCGGATGCTGGATGCGCCGCTGCTCGAGCCGGGCAGCATCCATGAGGCGAAGGAAATGACGCGGTGGGCGTACACGCTCTCGGAGGAACTCGAGATGCCGGTGATCGTTCGCAGCGTCACGCGGATTTCACACGCGCGCGGCGACCTGACGCTCGGCGAGATCAGCAAGATGCAGGTCGCTCCGCGCTTCGAGCCGTACGACCGGTTCCTCTCGCTCGGGACGCTGACGCATTCGGTGCTGCACGGGCGTCTCGAGAAGGCGCGCGAGCTTTACGAGAAGTCCGAATTCAACAAATACGTCGGCCCGCCTGGAGCCGAGATGGTAATTATGACGTGTGGCACGGGCTGGCTTTACTCGCTCGAGGCGGTGCGAACGCTGGGGCTGGAAAATGAGGTAGGCATCCTGAAGCTGGGGACGACGTGGCCGCTTCCGAACAATTTCATATTGGAGAACCTGAAGGGGGTCAAGCGCGTGTTGTTCGTCGAGGAGATCGATCCATTCCTCGAAATGAACGTGAAGAGCCTGTTGGCCGATCACATCGGGACGGATCTCGAGATCATCAAGTTCTTCGGGAAAGGCTCGGGGCACGTGCGCAGCCGGTTCGGGCCCGCCCTCGGCGAGATCGACCCGGATATCGTCGTGCGCGCGCTTGCGGAGGTGAAGGGCGTAGAATATCAGGCCCGCACCTCCGACTACGCCGAGCAGGCGAAGCAGTTCTTGAGCGACTATACGGCCGACCGCGACCTTGCTTTCTGCGCCGGTTGTCCACATCGGGCCTCGTACTGGGTGATGAAGAATGCGCTCGCGCTCGATGGGCGCGGCGGGTTTGTGCTGGGCGATATCGGATGTTACGGAATGGGAGCGGGCCGTTCGGGCTACTTCATAAATCGGACGCTTCATTGCATGGGTTCGGGCGCGGGCGTCGCCTGCGGTCTCGGCAATCTTGGCAAGTTCGATTTTAATCAGCCCGTGGTGGCGGTGATGGGCGATTCCACCTTCTTTCACGCCACGATTCCGGCGCTGGTGAATGCACGTTACAACGGCGCCAAGTTCACCAGCGTCATTCTCGATAACTCAGCGACTGCGATGACCGGTTTCCAGCCGCATCCGGGCATCGGCGTCAATGCGCTTGGCAATCCTGCGACGCAGGTGAGCATTGAGGAGGTCTGCAAGGGGCTTGGGTTCCACGTCGAGATCCGGGACCCGTTCGTCGTTGACGAAGCAGTCGAGGCATTATACGATCTGATGCAGCGCGATGATGCCAGCATCCTGATTTTGAGGCGCACATGCGGGCTTGTGGCCAGCCGGCAGAAAAAGAAAGACAAAGTGCGTGTGAATCCCGACAAATGCAAGGGGGACGCCTGCGGCTGCGCTCGTTTCTGCACGCGCACGTTTGGATGCCCGGCGCTCATCTGGGATCAGAAGAATCAGCGGGCGACGGTGGACGAGGTCGTGTGCACGGGCTGCGGCGTATGCGCCTATCTCTGCCCGCAGCACGCCATCGAGGTGCAGAAGGCCGAGGAGTTGGTATCATGA
- a CDS encoding cytochrome b6 (electron transport protein) has translation MIDLEKKEDEQQKQTVEQRSGLRELFELFSLTGFVYGPLDSRLNIREALEKNLKKPVPPHVNWLFCFGGISLFLFTIQAVTGILLLMYYRPTIAEAYKSVVYITNSVPFGWLIRGLHHWGANLMIVMVFLHMLRVFFYGAYKPPRDFNWVTGVMLLVLTLGFGFTGYLLPWNQISYWATTVGTEVPGAVPFIGTYLTALIRGGQAIGQTTLTRFFAIHVVILPLTIGFFLLGHFFMIRKQGISGPF, from the coding sequence ATGATCGATTTGGAAAAGAAAGAAGACGAACAGCAGAAACAGACAGTCGAACAGCGCTCGGGGTTGCGCGAGCTTTTCGAGTTGTTTTCGCTCACCGGCTTTGTGTACGGTCCGCTGGACTCGCGGCTGAACATCCGTGAGGCGCTCGAGAAGAACCTGAAGAAGCCGGTGCCTCCGCATGTCAATTGGCTGTTCTGCTTCGGAGGAATCTCGCTGTTTCTGTTCACGATTCAGGCGGTGACCGGCATTCTCTTGCTGATGTACTACCGGCCGACGATCGCCGAGGCGTACAAGAGCGTGGTGTACATCACGAACAGCGTCCCATTCGGGTGGCTCATTCGCGGGCTGCACCATTGGGGCGCGAACCTGATGATCGTCATGGTGTTCCTCCACATGCTGCGCGTTTTCTTTTATGGCGCATACAAGCCGCCTCGGGACTTCAACTGGGTGACGGGAGTGATGCTGCTGGTGCTAACGCTCGGCTTCGGGTTCACCGGCTATCTGCTTCCCTGGAATCAGATCTCGTATTGGGCGACGACGGTGGGGACCGAGGTTCCCGGCGCCGTCCCGTTTATTGGGACGTATCTGACGGCATTGATACGCGGGGGGCAGGCGATCGGCCAGACGACGTTGACTCGGTTTTTTGCTATTCACGTGGTGATACTTCCGCTCACGATTGGTTTTTTTCTGCTCGGACATTTTTTCATGATCCGCAAGCAGGGGATTTCGGGGCCGTTCTGA
- a CDS encoding indolepyruvate ferredoxin oxidoreductase: protein MPGAHLGSEESAGDGGRGRVHGLRRMRLSLPAARHRGAEGRGVGIMKNNDCLNVIITGVGGQGNILASHILASAAINDGYQVVIGETYGQSQRGGAVMSHVRISKDVSVGPLIPTGKADVIVALEPMEALRVAAWYANPQTRCIVNPRPNYPLMVLYGAQEYPAVEELMKRLKEITAEVKVVKGTELAKEAGEAMASNVVMVGALAGSGWLPIPVEKFTGVLKDVIPRKVLTINQKAFELGIAGIRQA from the coding sequence ATGCCCGGCGCTCATCTGGGATCAGAAGAATCAGCGGGCGACGGTGGACGAGGTCGTGTGCACGGGCTGCGGCGTATGCGCCTATCTCTGCCCGCAGCACGCCATCGAGGTGCAGAAGGCCGAGGAGTTGGTATCATGAAAAACAACGACTGCTTGAACGTGATAATCACCGGCGTAGGCGGCCAGGGCAACATTCTGGCATCCCATATCCTTGCGAGCGCGGCGATCAATGACGGCTATCAGGTCGTTATCGGCGAGACGTACGGTCAATCGCAGCGCGGCGGCGCAGTCATGAGCCACGTGCGCATCTCAAAAGACGTCTCTGTGGGCCCGCTTATTCCGACGGGGAAAGCGGACGTCATAGTTGCGCTCGAGCCGATGGAGGCGCTTCGCGTGGCGGCATGGTATGCGAATCCGCAGACCAGATGCATCGTGAATCCGCGCCCGAATTATCCGCTGATGGTGTTATACGGTGCGCAGGAATATCCTGCGGTCGAGGAGTTGATGAAGCGGTTGAAGGAGATAACGGCGGAAGTGAAGGTTGTGAAGGGGACGGAATTGGCGAAGGAGGCCGGCGAAGCGATGGCGTCGAACGTGGTGATGGTTGGCGCGCTCGCCGGTTCGGGCTGGCTGCCGATCCCGGTCGAAAAGTTCACCGGCGTGCTCAAGGATGTCATTCCCCGCAAAGTGCTTACGATCAACCAGAAGGCCTTCGAGCTGGGCATTGCCGGAATCAGACAAGCCTGA
- the pruA gene encoding L-glutamate gamma-semialdehyde dehydrogenase — translation MDASALELRTKAIGYRLFSDVEEKAPSIFQSQWWENQLLEWAMKNSAMKTQMLRFVDIFPALHTPRQIVSHLRQYFPSSNREFPAFLRIGLEAASPTAVSRSLLARETAAMMTRMARKFIAGADIEEALGVLRNIRAEGMTYTLDLLGEAVVSEVEADRYMDDYIRVLGILGAHADLATHNISIKLSSLYSQFDPLNESGSKRIVKQRLRQIFRAARQIGAFVNIDMEQYAFGGLTLRIAKEFLEEEEFRDFPDAGVVIQAYLRESEAMLEDVIRWVRRRGTPITVRLVKGAYWDFELIHARLMDWPAPVFKKKNETDANFERLTGILLRNYPAIKTAIGSHNIRSIAHAMACAESLGIEPSGLEFQMLFGMGDSIKRAILKSAYPLRVYTPIGELLPGMAYLVRRLLENTSNESFLRQDYFMGVPPEELLKNPQDSEPAAVLSRTPPKRSVDEFENEPLTDFSRVESVDKMRKALDAVAAELGRTYPMVIGKEKLEGKEIAVSINPSRTDQVVGRIAQASIADADHALQTAQIAFEAWQAVSPENRAKYLFRAAEIMAARRVELAALKVYEVGKGWREADADVAEAIDYLRYYGRQMIRLNAQTLTARLPGETNEYIYRGRGVGLIIAPWNFPLAILTGMSSAAVVAGNAVILKPAEQSPIIAAHLMQIYEEAGIPAGVVNLLPGPGQPLGEYLVKSPDVSFIAFTGSQEVGLRIDRLAAEHPARNAVKRVIAEMGGKNAVIIDESADLDDAVLGVTASAFSYQGQKCSAASRVIVLDSVYDTFLPRLIEAARSLKVGPAEDPGAQVGPVIDNDALQKILGYIKLGKEQARLVLETDVSHLRDGFYVGPTIFADVAPESPLAQEEIFGPVLAVIRARDFEDALHIANATRFGLTGGLYSRTPKHVELARRRFLVGNLYINRKITGAIVRRQPFGGFKMSGVGSKAGGPDYLIQFMLPQTISENVMRRGFAPLEEYDV, via the coding sequence ATGGACGCGAGTGCGCTGGAATTGCGGACAAAGGCGATAGGGTACCGCCTGTTTTCAGACGTTGAGGAGAAGGCGCCTTCCATTTTTCAATCGCAATGGTGGGAAAACCAGTTGCTCGAATGGGCGATGAAAAACAGCGCGATGAAGACGCAGATGTTGCGTTTTGTCGACATTTTTCCCGCGTTGCACACACCGCGCCAGATCGTGAGCCATCTCCGGCAATATTTCCCGAGCTCGAACCGCGAGTTCCCCGCGTTCCTGCGCATCGGGCTCGAGGCCGCCAGCCCGACGGCGGTCTCTCGGTCTCTTCTGGCGAGAGAAACCGCCGCTATGATGACGCGGATGGCGCGCAAGTTCATCGCCGGCGCCGACATCGAGGAAGCGCTCGGCGTCCTGCGAAACATACGCGCCGAGGGCATGACGTATACGCTCGATCTGCTCGGCGAGGCGGTTGTGAGCGAGGTCGAAGCCGATCGTTACATGGACGACTATATAAGAGTTTTGGGGATTCTCGGGGCTCATGCCGACCTTGCGACGCACAATATCTCGATCAAACTCTCGTCACTCTATTCTCAGTTCGATCCGCTCAACGAGTCCGGCAGCAAACGCATAGTAAAACAGCGCCTGCGCCAAATCTTCAGGGCCGCAAGACAAATTGGCGCCTTTGTGAACATCGATATGGAGCAATACGCCTTCGGCGGGCTGACGCTTCGCATCGCAAAGGAATTCCTTGAAGAGGAAGAGTTTCGCGATTTTCCGGATGCAGGCGTGGTAATACAGGCGTATCTGCGCGAGTCGGAGGCGATGCTGGAAGACGTAATCAGATGGGTGCGGCGGCGAGGGACGCCGATAACCGTTCGCCTGGTGAAGGGGGCTTACTGGGATTTCGAACTAATTCACGCCCGCCTGATGGATTGGCCTGCGCCGGTTTTCAAGAAGAAGAACGAGACCGACGCCAACTTCGAGCGCTTGACGGGAATCCTGCTGCGGAATTATCCCGCGATCAAGACAGCGATAGGAAGCCATAACATCCGCAGTATTGCGCATGCAATGGCGTGCGCGGAATCACTGGGGATCGAGCCGTCCGGCCTGGAGTTCCAGATGCTGTTCGGGATGGGCGATTCGATCAAGCGCGCGATCCTCAAGTCGGCTTATCCGCTCAGGGTGTACACGCCGATCGGCGAATTATTGCCGGGCATGGCTTACCTGGTGAGGCGGCTGCTCGAAAACACATCGAATGAGTCGTTCCTGCGCCAGGATTATTTTATGGGGGTTCCGCCGGAGGAGTTGCTGAAGAATCCTCAGGATTCAGAGCCGGCGGCCGTGCTTTCTCGAACGCCGCCCAAGCGTTCCGTCGATGAATTTGAAAATGAGCCTCTCACCGATTTCTCGCGAGTGGAGTCCGTTGACAAGATGAGGAAGGCGCTCGATGCAGTTGCGGCCGAATTGGGCAGGACATATCCGATGGTAATCGGGAAAGAGAAGCTCGAGGGGAAGGAGATCGCCGTGTCGATCAACCCCTCGCGTACCGATCAAGTTGTGGGGAGGATCGCGCAGGCTTCGATTGCGGACGCCGACCATGCGCTCCAGACAGCGCAGATCGCATTCGAGGCATGGCAGGCTGTGTCGCCTGAGAACCGCGCAAAATATCTGTTTCGGGCCGCGGAAATCATGGCGGCTCGGCGAGTTGAGCTTGCGGCCCTCAAGGTGTACGAGGTCGGCAAAGGCTGGAGGGAGGCCGACGCGGACGTAGCCGAGGCGATCGATTACCTCAGGTACTACGGCCGCCAGATGATTCGGTTGAACGCGCAAACGCTCACGGCCCGCCTGCCGGGCGAAACCAATGAGTATATCTACCGCGGGCGCGGGGTTGGATTGATAATCGCTCCCTGGAATTTCCCGCTCGCGATCCTTACCGGCATGTCGTCGGCCGCAGTTGTCGCGGGAAACGCGGTGATCCTGAAACCGGCGGAGCAGTCGCCGATTATCGCGGCCCACCTGATGCAGATATATGAAGAAGCGGGTATTCCGGCCGGCGTAGTCAACCTGCTGCCGGGGCCGGGTCAGCCGCTGGGCGAGTATCTGGTGAAAAGCCCCGACGTCTCCTTTATTGCGTTCACTGGCTCACAGGAGGTCGGCCTTCGGATCGACCGGCTCGCGGCGGAGCATCCGGCGCGAAACGCCGTAAAGCGGGTGATCGCCGAAATGGGCGGCAAGAATGCGGTGATAATAGACGAAAGCGCCGATCTGGATGACGCGGTTCTGGGCGTGACCGCTTCGGCTTTCAGTTATCAGGGGCAGAAGTGTTCGGCGGCTTCGCGGGTCATCGTGCTCGATAGTGTATATGATACATTTCTGCCGCGCCTGATCGAGGCGGCACGGAGCCTGAAGGTGGGCCCGGCGGAGGACCCGGGCGCGCAGGTCGGCCCTGTCATCGACAACGACGCTTTGCAGAAGATACTGGGATACATCAAGCTTGGGAAGGAGCAAGCCAGGCTCGTGCTTGAAACCGACGTGTCCCACCTGAGAGATGGTTTTTATGTCGGTCCGACTATTTTTGCGGATGTTGCGCCCGAGAGCCCTCTGGCGCAGGAGGAGATATTCGGACCGGTTCTGGCGGTCATTCGAGCCCGAGATTTTGAAGATGCGCTTCATATTGCGAATGCCACGAGATTCGGTCTGACGGGCGGCCTGTACTCGAGGACGCCGAAGCACGTGGAGCTTGCGCGCCGCCGTTTTCTGGTCGGCAATCTGTACATCAATCGCAAGATAACGGGTGCGATCGTCCGGCGGCAGCCGTTTGGGGGGTTCAAGATGTCGGGCGTCGGCTCGAAGGCGGGCGGGCCGGATTATTTGATCCAGTTCATGCTCCCCCAGACGATTAGCGAGAACGTGATGCGGCGCGGGTTTGCGCCGCTGGAGGAATACGATGTATAG
- a CDS encoding cytochrome B6 produces MSKVTETVCEHQVEMEKAPKMRRRSFLNYCVGATSLLFGGMSLYSVAKFLFPPGAFSAEAAGEAVTIPLVELPVGSAKNVRYKGIASIVIRTSEKNVHALSAVCTHLGCIVKWDSSKQVLVCPCHAAIFDINGNVVSGPAPRPLESFPVQFARDEIVIGEA; encoded by the coding sequence ATGTCAAAGGTAACTGAGACGGTGTGCGAACATCAGGTGGAGATGGAGAAGGCGCCAAAGATGCGGCGGCGCTCGTTTCTCAATTACTGTGTGGGCGCCACGTCCCTTTTGTTCGGGGGCATGTCGCTGTATTCGGTTGCGAAGTTTCTGTTTCCTCCGGGCGCTTTCAGCGCCGAGGCGGCTGGAGAAGCGGTGACTATTCCGCTGGTGGAGCTGCCGGTAGGCTCGGCGAAGAACGTTCGTTATAAGGGGATTGCAAGCATTGTGATACGCACGAGCGAAAAGAATGTGCACGCGCTCTCGGCTGTCTGCACGCATTTGGGCTGTATCGTCAAATGGGATTCGTCCAAGCAGGTGCTTGTGTGTCCGTGCCACGCAGCGATCTTTGATATCAACGGCAACGTTGTATCCGGACCGGCGCCTCGTCCACTGGAGAGTTTTCCTGTCCAGTTTGCGCGTGACGAAATCGTAATCGGAGAAGCGTAA